The following proteins are encoded in a genomic region of Ornithodoros turicata isolate Travis chromosome 6, ASM3712646v1, whole genome shotgun sequence:
- the LOC135396591 gene encoding uncharacterized protein LOC135396591 — translation MNIRMNKPHQQTKQLRERDKIRYITMGLQSEATRTSLTSYYMSTGCDCLTLIKLARQIEPSQKHRDPNWRQQGAKPKDYTKKERQQGFSSTSQPKYSSRQNGEKHSPTSTKTSDKSSLKYKDPKDYTKHQDKDKKHSYTASIRHDLPSGHPVRPVIEILVNNTPVDALVDTGADISILRKQEAELWGINIKPWSDSAMIAVDNESMPFGEAVVEVKLANTTVSLQVAIVTNIIYPFILGSDWRTSAKLGITVWPNGHVSIQSPPKSHQEKIFNSMFLKKDFLQELSPSHAEEFQPIQERIFYNTTSKDQDTSTDIKTHHILHASNNVQVNNNKASTSTCSSTQRKSTPRNCPFPLLPGPNIVAPQDGPNIVASQDKVKIPSRQATSVSARTSSSNSFPANSSVCERVSEFRNVVDLHRTQPSQVCENVMLHNDEKDESSDLLLVNTAQVNDIIPLDRVVVRESDAKTEAQHAEILNYLDKLRDKVTSDINDSLRNSMTSFLSTRTCFLSKSMTSDFVQRPNVASISLTAFLFA, via the exons ATGAACATCAGGATGAACAAGCCTcaccaacaaacaaaacaa CTCAGGGAACGTGACAAGATCCGTTACATCACCATGGGTCTACAGAGCGAGGCAACGAGGACCAGTCTCACTTCCTACTACATGTCTACTGGATGTGACTGTCTCACTCTGATCAAGCTGGCACGACAGATCGAACCTTCTCAGAAACACCGTGATCCAAACTGGCGTCAACAAGGAGCCAAGCCAAAGGACTACACGAAGAAGGAACGTCAGCAAGGCTTTTCGTCCACATCACAGCCTAAGTATTCATCTCGGCAAAATGGTGAGAAACATTCTCCTACTTCCACCAAAACATCGGACAAATCAAGCCTAAAATACAAAGACCCAAAGGACTACACCAAACATCAAGACAAAGACAAGAAACACAGCTACACTGCTTCAATAAGACACGACTTACCATCAGGACACCCCGTGAGACCCGTCATTGAGATtcttgtaaacaacacaccggtcGACGCCCTCGTTGACACGGGTGCAGACATCTCAATCTTAAGAAAACAGGAAGCAGAGCTTTGGGGTATTAACATAAAACCATGGAGTGACTCAGCAATGATCGCCGTCGATAACGAGTCCATGCCGTTCGGCGAAGccgtcgtggaagtgaagttaGCGAACAcaactgtttctcttcaagttgctATCGTCACTAACATCATATATCCTTTCATACTTGGTAGCGACTGGCGCACATCTGCCAAGCTTGGAATCACCGTTTGGCCTAATGGACACGTCTCCATCCAGTCACCTCCAAAGTCCCACCAGGagaagatcttcaacagcatgtTCTTAAAGAAAGACTTCCTCCAGGAACTTTCTCCATCTCACGCTGAAGAATTTCAACCCATACAGGAAAGGATCTTCTACAACACGACATCCAAGGATCAAGACACTTCGACAGACATcaaaacacatcacatcctTCACGCTTCCAACAACGTGcaagtaaacaacaacaaagcctCGACATCAACGTGTTCATCAACACAACGTAAATCTACACCAAGGAACTGTCCATTCCCACTTCTCCCTGGCCCCAACATCGTGGCACCCCAGGACGGCCCCAACATCGTGGCATCCCAGGACAAGGTGAAGATACCATCTCGTCAAGCAACATCAGTCTCCGCAAGAACAAGTTCGTCAAACAGTTTTCCGGCGAACAGCAGTGTTTGTGAACGTGTTAGTGAATTCCGCAATGTTGTCGACCTTCATAGAACACAGCCATcacaggtatgtgaaaatgtcATGTTGCATAACGACGAAAAGGATGAGTCATCTGACCTCTTGCTTGTGAATACCGCACAAGTCAATGACATCATTCCTTTGGATAGGGTTGTTGTACGAGAGTCAGATGCAAAAACTGAAGCACAGCATGCTGAAATCTTGAACTACTTGGACAAACTTAGAGACAAAGTAACCTCAGACATAAATGACAGCTTAagaaactccatgacatcattcTTAAGCACGCGAACGTGTTTTCTAAGCAAAAGTATGACATCGGATTTTGTCCAAAGACCGAACGTTGCATCGATCTCTCTGACAGCATTCCTGTTCGCGTAA